In Bacteroides cellulosilyticus, the genomic stretch CGCGTCGTTCATTCCGATGAAGGCGATGGATACGGCGCCGAATGTCAATACGGTGGGGTACCAGATGGTACTTTCAATCCATTGCACCCAGATGGCAAGGAAACCGAGCCGCTTACCGTAGGCTTCTCCTACCCAGCGGAACACACCACCTTGTTTGTCCTGGAACATCGCAGCCAATTCCGCAGCGACAAGTGACGTCGGTATAAGGAATACGATAGCTGCAAATAAATAGTAAAAGGCCGAACTCATTCCGTACACGGCCTCGGCAGGTAGTCCACGTAGGGATACTACTGCCGTTACATTCATGATTGCGAGGGTGAACACACCCAGCTTCACTGTTTGTTTAATATTTGCCATAAGTTAAGGTTTTAGGTGAAAAATATGTTTTAAAATCAGTCTCTATAACAACAACCCGGTAGAGTTGTTTTCGGGGATAAAGTGAAAGTTGGTAAATTAACACTTAAACAAATGCCTTGTGCAAGACGTTTTAGGGCAATCAGGCAGAAATCAGTAATATATTAAATCAGAATAAATAATAGGTGTTATTATGAAAATGGCTCTTTCAGAATTTGCATTACGAGAGAAGGGAATTTATGGTGTCTTACACATTGTGATTCTGTTACTTTCGTTGTTTTTAGTGGTTAGTATTTCAGTAGATACATTCAAGGGTATTCCTTTCTATACTCAGACGGTATTTATGAAGGTTCAGTTTGCGGTGTGCGTATTGTTTTTGCTGGACTTCATTCTGGAGTGGTTTTTAGCAAAGCATAAAGGACGTTATTTTGCCACTCACTTCGTTTTTCTTCTGGTAGCCATCCCTTACCAGAGCATTATTTCCTGGGCCGGATGGACGTTTCCCGAAGAAATCACTTACTTATTACGTTTTATTCCTTTAGTGCGCGGTGGTTATGCATTGGCCATTGTGGTGGGGTGGTTGACGTATAATAAGGCATCCGGTCTGTTTGTTACCTACCTGACGACTTTGCTTGCTACGGTTTATTTCTCCAGTCTGGCTTTTTATGTTATGGAGCATGGGGTGAATACATTGGTTACAGGCTATGGGGATGCTTTGTGGTGGGCGTTTATGGATGTAACGACAGTTGGTTCCAATATTATTGCTGTGACGGTGACGGGGCGTGTACTGTCAGTTCTGCTGGCAGCATTGGGGATGATGATGTTTCCGATATTTACGGTGTATGTGACGAGTCTGGTGCAGAGGAGGAACCAGGAGAAACAAGAGTATTATAAGGAGTTGCAGGGAGGGGATATAAAGTAATGTTGTGTGTGTACTTTTTCTTTCGGCTTGTCCCGAAAGAAAAAGATACCAAAAAGAAAGGGACCCCGGCTACGTCTCCGGTGCTACTCCGACACTGCCATTCGCAGACGGGGCTCGAACTCGCTTCGCTCAAACAGATCGCCCCTTACCTGCGCCTGACAGTGCCTACGCTTACGCACCTGCGCCTATGCCGGAGGGCTGTGCGGTGGGGGATTAGTTTGTGTTTGTACAGAAATGGATGATAGATTACTGATGAGATTTTGTTAGTTTGTTGATAATCAATAGATAACATTTACCGACTGTTTACTGCCTAATGTAAAAGCATTTACTGCCGTATGTAACGACCTTTACCACTTATTGTAACGCTCTTTACCTCGGTATGTAACGACCTTTACCTCGGCATGTAAATGGAGTTACTGTGTGGGGTTAACAAAGTTACCATTTGGGGTAAACAGAATTTCCATAATAGGAAGTGACTTACTTTACGCCGCATGGTCTCCCGGCCTCACTGTAGGTGCGTAAGCGTAGGTGCTGTCAGACGCAGGTAAGGGGCGATCTGTTTGAGCGAAGCGAGTTCGAGCCCCGTCTGCGGATGGCAGTACCGGAGTAGCACTGGAAGTGCAGCCTTGAGTTTTTCTTTTGGTATCTTTTCTTTTGTCTCAAGACAAAAGAAAAGTACAAGCGCCGCCTATCCTCTCCGGACTGACGACGCCTTTTATTTATGAAAAAGAGAGATTGTTCTTTATTCTACAATGGTCACACGGTCACCATTGAACACGCCCAAACCCAATTTGTTCATGATATACTTGATGGCGAGTTGTGATTTAACAGAATTCCCTGCTTCGTCCAAAGGAGGTGCAAATGCAGCTGCGCCGAATACACCGGGCAGTACAGACATAACTCCACCACCTACACCGCTCTTGGCAGGTATACCGGCAGTGTACATCCAGTCACCTGAATGTTCGTAGAAACCTACGGTAGAAATCATGGAAGTAATCTTCGGAGCTAATGAAGCTTCAAACACTTCTTTCTTGGTGACAGGGTTTACACCACTGTTGGCGATGGTTCCGGCAGCAATCGCCAGTTGTCCGGCAGTGATACCTAATGAACATTGACGAGTGTACAGGTCGAGTGCCATATCCGGATTATCGTAGATACGGTTGTAGTTCTTCAGTAACCATGCAATAGAGCGGTTGTTGAAGTTCGTAGCCGTTTCCGACTTATACAGCTCATCAATCAATTGTGGAGCTGAACCGCACAAATCAGTAATATTCTGAACGATAGCTTCCCATTTCTTATCCGAATTACCCACAGGTTCAACCATGGAACATGCTGAGATGGCACCCGCATTTACCAATGGGGTAGAAGGGTGATCATTCTCCAGCAAAATGGCGATGATTGAGTTGAAAGGTAATCCTGTAGCATCTGCACCAATCATATCCAGCACCTTCTGTGCTCCGTATTGACGGAGGATAAGGATGGCTGTATGTACTTTGGAAACAGATTCTATACCGAAACGGTAGTCAGTGTCACCTATATTAATGGTTTGTCCGTTCATCAGACAGATGCTGATGCCGAACAGATTCTTGTCGATGTTGGCAAGGTAGGGGATGTAATCGGCATTTTTCCCCCCGGTGTTACCCTTTACCTGTTCATAGGCTTCCTGGGCAACCTCTTTTAGTTGAGAGATTGAAATCTTTTTATCCATAGTTAATAAAGTGTTAGAGTGTTAAGGCGATAAAGTGTTAGGGTGATATTGCTCAATCACCTTATCACTCTATCACCCTATCACTTCAATTATTTTACAGCTTTTTTATGGCGGCGTCCACCGTGGTTGAACATCTTAGCTTCTACCGGCAAGTTTTTTTCCTGAGCCATGCGGGTAGGAGTAGGATAATCCAATTTCTCCAGTTCAGTGATAGCATTCTTGATGTCGCCCAGCAACATGTCTGCCATGTCGCGGCTGAAGCCCTGGCGTACTACCACACGCATTACGACGTAGTCGTCCAGTTTAGAAGGCAGGGTATAAGCCGGTACCATCCAACCATGTTGCGACAGTTTATCCTGAAGGTCGTACAACGTCCATTTAGCATTCTTGGCGTACTCCGGTTTCATGTACCAGATGAACAACGGGTTCACCACTTCTTCTGAATAGTTGACGAACGGTTCCATCTTGGCGATTTCGTCATGGATATACTTCGCAATGGTCAGCGAATTATACTGCACTTCTTTGTATCCCTGGAATCCTAAGCGAATGAATTGGTAGTACTGGCCCAGGATTTGAGCAGCAGGACGGGAGAAGTTCAAGCCGACCTGAGTAATGTTAGCACCGAGGTAGTTTACGCTGAATGACATTTCTTCGGGCAGATATTCTTTGCCTTTCCAGCAAACCCAACCCAGACCCGGATAAACGAGACCGAATTTGTGTCCGCTGACACTGATGGAAAGAACCCATTTCAAACGGAAGTCCCATTTCGTTTCAGGATAGAGGAACGGCAGGATGAAACCACCACTGGCAGCATCTACATGGATAGGAATATCGTAACCGGTCTTGGCGTTGTAAGCATCGAGAGCTTTGTCCAGTGCTTCTACGTCATCGTTCAGTCCGGTCCATGTCACACCCTGAATAGGTACGATACAAATGGTGTTTTCATCACACATCTTCAAGGCTTCTTCCGGATCAAGAGTAGTCTTGTCAAGGGTCAAAGGCACTTCACGCATTTCAATCTGCCAGAGCTGGGCGAACTTTTCCCATACTACCTGGAAACCGGTTGAGATAACGAAATTAGGTTTATCGAACGGTTTGCCTTGAGCCTGGCGTTTCTTGCGCCAACGCAGCCAAGCTGCCACGCCACCCAACATACATGCTTCACTTGAACCAATGGCCAGCGCACCTGTTTTCCAAGTATCCTTTTCAGGAGAGTTCCACAAGTTTGCTACGATGTTGATACATTTTCCGTTCATCACGGCGATACGGGGATATTCCGTTTCGTCAATGTAGTTGATGTTGATCGCCTCGTTCATCAGCTTGGTGGCGTAGTCGTCCATATAAGTGGTAACGAAAGTGGCCAGATTCAGACGGGGTTGAGTTTGAGCGAAAGTTTCGTCTTTTACCATCTGATAAGCAATCTCGGGAGTAGTAGGTCCGTCAGGGATCTTCTCTACCGGAGAGGGTTGCAACATTCTGTTTGATCCAAACACTTCTGTTTTGGCATCACCTTTTCTGAAATTTACATCTTCCATTTTACTAATTGTTTTAGTTTAGGTTTAGGCGGCGAGGATTTTCCCCGTCGAATTTCCCAGAACAACGGCGTTTGCAGAGGAAAGTTCCGACGTTTTACATATTTTGGCGTTTATTAAACAGTTACGAGCTACAACAGTTACAAGCTACAGAGCTACAAGCTACGAGTAGCTGCGCACTATCACGCCGCATGGTACTTGTAGCTTGTAGCTCTGTAGCTCGTAACTATTGTAGCTCGTAACTATTTGAACTTTCTATAACCATAATTGTTTCTCTTGCACTATTTCAAACCCATAAATATATATGTGTATATGAAAATCAATACCGGCCGGGGAACCATTCCTCTTATTACATTGATCGGCATCTGGTCTATCTCTGCATTGACCTCTTTGCCGGGATTGGCTGTTTCTCCTATTTTGGGACAGCTTTCCACTACTTTTCCGGATGCTTCGGAACTGGATATTCAGATGCTTAGTTCTTTACCGTCGTTATTGATTATACCTTTTATTTTGTTGGCGGGCAAGTTGGCTGAGAAACGCGACTTTGTCCGTCTGTTACGCGCGGGGCTCTGGATGTTCGCCGCGAGCGGGGTGCTGTACCTGTTTTCCACAAAAATGTGGCAATTAATAGCTGTCAGCGCCCTGCTGGGAATTGGTGCGGGACTGATTATTCCGCTTTCTACCGGATTGATATCCCGTTATTTTACAGGAACCTATCGGGTAAAGCAGTTTGGATACAGTTCCGCCATTACAAATGTTACGCTGGTGGTGGCAACCGCTGTTACCGGCTATCTGGCAGAAGTGAATTGGCATCTGCCTTTCCTGGTCTATTTACTACCTTTGGTAGCCATCATACTCACTATCCATCTGAAAGACGAAAATATGGGTGGTGAAGCACAAGTCACGTCATCGGATAAATCTCCTGCCGATACTTCTTCATCGGTAGAAACGGCTGCTCCCGCTATCCCCGGTAAGTATGGTATTCATGTCCGTCATCTGCTGCAACTGATGCTTTTCTACGGGCTTACCACTTATATCGTATTGATCGTGACGTTCAACCTTCCGTTCCTGATGGAGGCACATCACTTTT encodes the following:
- a CDS encoding potassium channel family protein gives rise to the protein MKMALSEFALREKGIYGVLHIVILLLSLFLVVSISVDTFKGIPFYTQTVFMKVQFAVCVLFLLDFILEWFLAKHKGRYFATHFVFLLVAIPYQSIISWAGWTFPEEITYLLRFIPLVRGGYALAIVVGWLTYNKASGLFVTYLTTLLATVYFSSLAFYVMEHGVNTLVTGYGDALWWAFMDVTTVGSNIIAVTVTGRVLSVLLAALGMMMFPIFTVYVTSLVQRRNQEKQEYYKELQGGDIK
- a CDS encoding MFS transporter, which produces MKINTGRGTIPLITLIGIWSISALTSLPGLAVSPILGQLSTTFPDASELDIQMLSSLPSLLIIPFILLAGKLAEKRDFVRLLRAGLWMFAASGVLYLFSTKMWQLIAVSALLGIGAGLIIPLSTGLISRYFTGTYRVKQFGYSSAITNVTLVVATAVTGYLAEVNWHLPFLVYLLPLVAIILTIHLKDENMGGEAQVTSSDKSPADTSSSVETAAPAIPGKYGIHVRHLLQLMLFYGLTTYIVLIVTFNLPFLMEAHHFSSGNSGMMISLFFLAIMAPGFFLGHVVKYLKEKTKFYSLLCIALGLALIWISPKEWLIIPGCILVGLGYGVIQPLIYDKTVDTAVPQKTTLALAFVMAMNYLAVLLCPFIVDFFQSLFHVRSQEFPFIFNLCITILALIWAYRRKKDFLFGDKL
- a CDS encoding glutamate decarboxylase, producing the protein MEDVNFRKGDAKTEVFGSNRMLQPSPVEKIPDGPTTPEIAYQMVKDETFAQTQPRLNLATFVTTYMDDYATKLMNEAININYIDETEYPRIAVMNGKCINIVANLWNSPEKDTWKTGALAIGSSEACMLGGVAAWLRWRKKRQAQGKPFDKPNFVISTGFQVVWEKFAQLWQIEMREVPLTLDKTTLDPEEALKMCDENTICIVPIQGVTWTGLNDDVEALDKALDAYNAKTGYDIPIHVDAASGGFILPFLYPETKWDFRLKWVLSISVSGHKFGLVYPGLGWVCWKGKEYLPEEMSFSVNYLGANITQVGLNFSRPAAQILGQYYQFIRLGFQGYKEVQYNSLTIAKYIHDEIAKMEPFVNYSEEVVNPLFIWYMKPEYAKNAKWTLYDLQDKLSQHGWMVPAYTLPSKLDDYVVMRVVVRQGFSRDMADMLLGDIKNAITELEKLDYPTPTRMAQEKNLPVEAKMFNHGGRRHKKAVK
- the glsA gene encoding glutaminase A; amino-acid sequence: MDKKISISQLKEVAQEAYEQVKGNTGGKNADYIPYLANIDKNLFGISICLMNGQTINIGDTDYRFGIESVSKVHTAILILRQYGAQKVLDMIGADATGLPFNSIIAILLENDHPSTPLVNAGAISACSMVEPVGNSDKKWEAIVQNITDLCGSAPQLIDELYKSETATNFNNRSIAWLLKNYNRIYDNPDMALDLYTRQCSLGITAGQLAIAAGTIANSGVNPVTKKEVFEASLAPKITSMISTVGFYEHSGDWMYTAGIPAKSGVGGGVMSVLPGVFGAAAFAPPLDEAGNSVKSQLAIKYIMNKLGLGVFNGDRVTIVE